A region of Paenibacillus sp. 37 DNA encodes the following proteins:
- a CDS encoding aldo/keto reductase: MAEQQIRLGKTDLVVNPIGLGANAVGGHNIYPDMLNDETGKEVVRTALKQGINFVDTAYIYGPEHSERLIGEVLKETGQRQNIIIATKAAHKLVDGKIVMDNSPAFLKTAVDEALKRLQTDYIDLFYIHFPDEHTPKDEAVDALKQLKDAGKIRAIGVSNFSIDQLREANKDGHVDVLQSEYNLFKRDAEKELLPYTAEHNISFVPYFPLAAGLLGGKYNRNTTFQDGRAKNPLFTGEAFIENLDKVEQLRSMAQSKDVEVAHLVLAWYLTQPSIDALIPGAKRPEQVINNMQTLNVELTAEEIAVVDQIFR, encoded by the coding sequence ATGGCAGAACAACAAATTCGGTTGGGTAAAACGGATCTGGTCGTGAATCCCATTGGACTGGGTGCGAATGCAGTAGGCGGACATAATATCTATCCGGACATGCTGAATGATGAGACGGGTAAGGAAGTGGTTCGTACAGCTTTGAAACAAGGTATTAACTTTGTGGATACGGCATACATCTATGGACCTGAGCATTCCGAACGACTGATCGGCGAAGTATTGAAGGAAACCGGTCAGCGGCAGAATATCATCATTGCGACCAAGGCAGCTCATAAATTGGTGGATGGCAAGATTGTCATGGATAACTCACCTGCTTTTCTGAAAACAGCCGTGGATGAGGCGTTGAAACGTCTGCAAACCGATTACATTGATCTGTTCTACATCCACTTTCCGGATGAACATACGCCTAAGGATGAAGCGGTAGATGCGTTAAAACAATTAAAAGACGCTGGTAAAATCCGCGCCATTGGCGTATCTAATTTCTCCATTGATCAGTTGCGTGAAGCCAACAAGGACGGGCATGTAGACGTACTGCAATCTGAATATAATCTGTTCAAAAGAGATGCGGAGAAAGAGCTGTTGCCGTATACGGCTGAGCATAACATTTCTTTTGTGCCCTATTTCCCACTGGCTGCGGGACTGCTGGGCGGTAAATATAATCGCAATACAACCTTTCAGGATGGACGGGCGAAGAACCCGCTGTTTACAGGTGAAGCTTTCATTGAAAATTTGGATAAAGTTGAGCAATTGCGCAGCATGGCACAATCCAAGGATGTTGAGGTCGCTCATCTGGTTCTGGCCTGGTACCTGACACAGCCTTCCATTGATGCATTGATTCCGGGTGCCAAGCGACCGGAACAGGTCATTAACAATATGCAAACATTAAATGTGGAATTAACTGCTGAGGAAATTGCAGTCGTGGATCAGATCTTTCGTTAA
- a CDS encoding polysaccharide deacetylase family protein — MNLKAARVIGMFTLIILLGSSSAYAKPVQKNRQYYEERGEIVWEVPTQDKLIALTFDDGPDPIQTPQILALLQQYHAKGTFFVLGKWADKFPELIKQEQLEGHEIANHTYAHTYAVRSTRADKYMNDMNEAESSIIKAGAERPLLFRPPGGYYNDMVIQAAKQKGYTIVLWSWHQDTRDWASPGVSAIVNKVLKNARNGDIVLFHDKVEGKSHTVAALKTILPKLQQQGYQFVTVSELLAVKAREAAKDGTSPSSILKHVQP; from the coding sequence ATGAACCTGAAGGCAGCCCGAGTCATCGGAATGTTCACGCTAATTATTTTGCTGGGTAGCAGTTCTGCCTATGCGAAGCCTGTACAGAAGAACCGTCAGTATTATGAGGAACGAGGAGAGATAGTGTGGGAAGTTCCCACACAGGATAAACTCATCGCCCTTACCTTTGATGATGGACCAGATCCGATTCAGACTCCGCAGATTCTGGCTTTGCTTCAGCAGTATCATGCCAAAGGAACTTTTTTTGTACTTGGCAAATGGGCAGATAAATTTCCTGAACTGATTAAGCAGGAACAGCTCGAAGGGCATGAAATCGCCAACCATACGTATGCGCATACGTATGCAGTTCGATCAACACGTGCGGACAAGTACATGAATGATATGAACGAAGCGGAAAGTTCCATTATTAAAGCTGGTGCGGAGCGTCCCCTGTTGTTCAGGCCACCGGGCGGCTATTACAATGACATGGTCATCCAGGCTGCCAAACAAAAAGGGTATACCATTGTACTCTGGTCTTGGCATCAGGATACACGGGACTGGGCTTCTCCAGGTGTATCGGCTATCGTTAACAAAGTGTTGAAGAATGCACGTAATGGGGATATTGTACTCTTCCATGATAAGGTGGAAGGCAAGTCCCATACGGTAGCTGCACTCAAAACAATCCTGCCGAAGTTACAGCAGCAGGGGTACCAATTCGTTACGGTGTCTGAGCTGCTTGCTGTGAAGGCACGCGAAGCCGCGAAGGATGGAACTTCGCCTTCGTCTATTTTAAAGCATGTGCAGCCCTGA
- a CDS encoding YwbE family protein — translation MNGQQRVNIKPGLEVDIVLKQDQATGKLTRGIVKDLLTKSPTHPHGIKVRLTSGQVGRVKQVITGGSN, via the coding sequence TTGAATGGACAACAACGTGTAAATATTAAGCCAGGTCTGGAAGTGGACATTGTGCTGAAGCAGGATCAAGCTACAGGTAAGCTGACACGTGGCATTGTGAAGGATCTGTTAACCAAGTCACCTACGCATCCACACGGAATCAAAGTACGACTGACGAGTGGTCAAGTGGGACGTGTGAAACAGGTCATTACAGGAGGCTCGAACTAA